The following DNA comes from Acidobacteriota bacterium.
CTGACCGCTCCCCTGAAGAAGCTTCGGACAGCGACCCGGAAACTGGCGGACGGGGACCTGGCCGCCAGGGTCGGAAAAGCGCCGGGCGGCCGCCAAGACGAACTGACCGAACTCGGCCACGATTTCGACCAAATGGCCGAACGCATCCAGATCATGGTGGGAGCTCAGCGTCGCCTGTTGAGTGACATCTCCCACGAGCTACGCTCGCCCCTGGCTCGCCTCAATGTGGCCTTGGCGCTGATTCGCCAACGCATGAAGGGTCGATCCGACGATGAACTGGACCGTATTGAGCTGGAAGCGGGACGCCTCAACGAGCTTATAGGCCACCTGCTGACTCTCAGCCGCATCGAGAGCGGCACGATGGCGCCGGCCCGCAACGACATTGCCCTGGACCAACTGGTGGCGGAGGTGGTGGCCGATGCCGAATACGAAGCCCGCGGTTCGGGAAAGGCCGTACGCATCCTCTGCAGCCAGGCCTGCGTGGCCCTGGGCAATCGAGAGTTGTTGAGAAGCGCCGTTGAGAACGTGGTCCGAAACGCCGTCTACTACACCGCGGACGAAACCGCGGTCGAGGTTGAACTGAAACTGGCTGGAGCGAACCGGGACATGGCCGTGATTACGGTTCGCGACAGGGGAGACGGAGTGCGCGAGTCGGAACTCGGCGAGATCTTTCGACCCTTCTACCGGGTGGCCGCGGCCCGGGAACGACAGAGCGGCGGCACCGGACTGGGGCTGACCATCACCCGGCAGGCCGTGCAGTTGCACAACGGCTCCGTGGCCGCTTCCAACGCCTCCGGAGGAGGGCTGCGAATTGAAATACGACTGCCCGCCCGTCCGGGAAGCACGGGCTCGGCCGAGCCACTGTAGCCGGGGAAAATGTTTCGCTGAGCAGGCTCGCCGTCCGTGGCGCTTCCTTGACAGATCCGTCGCTGAAAGGATATCTGTGAGGGCTTCAGCGGCTTCCATGGGCTGGCGCCCACGGCTATGTGCTGCGGCCGCCCTGGCGGCTTACCGAAACCCCTGGGATTGCACCCAGGGGAATTGTCCTGGTATGACCCTATCCGCAATCGATTCGAAATTGGCTGGTTCCTGCCACCGATTTCAGGGCTGACTTGAATCCAATGGACGACATTCTCCTGACCCGGCGGGAAAAAGACATCGCAACGGTTATTCTCAACCGCCCGCACAAGCTGAACGCGCTCAGCCGGGAGTTGTGGCTGCGGGTGGGAAAGGCGATGCAAGAGCTTTCCTCGGATGAGGCGCTGCGCTGCATTGTCCTGCGCGGAGCCGGCGAAAAGGCCTTCTCGCCGGGTGCCGATATCTCCGAATTCTCGGCGCACCGCTCTAATCGCCAGCAGGCACGGGCTTACGGCGCCCTGATCCAGGAAGCCATGCAATCCATCAGGGACTGCCAACATCCGGTTATCGCCATGATCCAGGGTGTATGCGTCGGCGGGGGTCTGGAGTTGGCGTCCATGTGCGACCTCCGGATCTGCGGGGAATCCAGCCGATTCGGAGTGCCTGTCAATCGGATCGCCATCACCATGGCCTACCCTGAAATCCGGGCTCTAATCGACCTGGTGGGCCGGGCAACGGCCCTGGAGATTCTTCTGGAGGGGCGGGTCTTCGGATCCCAAGAGGCCAAGGCCAAGGGCCTGGTCACCCGCGTGGTTGCCGACGGCGAGGTCGAAAAGGAAACCTACGCCACCGCTCGCCGCATCGCGGACGGGGCCCCCTTGGCCAACCGCCTGCACAAGAGATTTGCCTACCGCCTCCTGGATCCCAAGCCGCTGACCGAGGCTGAAGTGGACCAGGGTTTCGAGATTGTCGGCACCGAGGACCACCGGGAAGGATACCGGGCCTTCCTCACCAAGACCAAGCCGCGATTCAAGGCCGGTTGACCATGAACCCGCAGCCAACCTCCGATCGCACCGGTCCCCTGCTCGGCATGAAAGTCCTGGAAGCCAGCCACGTCATGGCCGGTCCCACCTGTGGATTGATGCTGGCCGATCTGGGAGCGGACGTCGTCAAAGTGGAGCGCCTCCCCGGAGGCGACGACACCCGGCGCGCCGTTCCACCCGAGATCCAGGGAGAGTCGGCTGCATTCTTGATGATGAACCGCAACAAGCGCGGCATCGGACTCAATCTGAAGTCCGAGAAAGGGCGGGAGGTCTTCCGCCGCCTGGCCGGAAACAGCGACGTCGTCATCGAAAACTTTCGCAAGGGCATGATGGAGGCGCTGGGTCTGGGCTATGACCGGTTGAAATCGGATCATCCCGGACTCATCTACTGCTCCCTGTCGGGCTTCGGACAGACGGGGCCCTATGCCGACCGGGGAGGATTCGATCTCATTGCCCAGGGAATGAGCGGATTGATGAGCATTACCGGTGAAGGGCCCGGGAGGGCTCCGGTAAAGGTTGGGGCCCCAATGACGGATATCACCGCAGGCATCCTGGCGGCCCTTGGAATCGTTGCGGCCTATGCTCACCGGCAGCGGACCGGAGAGGGGCAACTGGTGGACACGTCCCTGCTGGAAGCCGGAATCGTTCACACCTACTGGCAGTCGGCAATCTATCTGGCGACGGGTATCTCCCCAACCGCGATGGGGTCGGCCCATCCCCTGATGGCTCCCTACCAATCGTTTGAAACCCGGGATGGCTGGGTCAACGTTGGGGCCGCCAACCAGGCCAACTGGGAGCGGCTGCTGGAGGCTCTCGGAGCATCGGAACTGGGACGCGATCCGCGATTCGCCGACAATGCCGGGCGTATGAATCACCTGGCCGCGCTGGTCGAGCAGTTGACTCCCTACTTTCGATCTCGAACCACCGCTTCATGGCTGGAAAAGTTCCAAGCCGCGGGGATCCCGGCAGGACCGGTGCTCTCCATCGCGGCCATGCATGCCGACCCGCAAGTGAAGGCGCGCCGCATGGTGACCGACGTCCCGCACAGTCGGTTGGGTCAGGTAGCAACCTTGGGGACGCCGGTCAAGTTTTCGGCGACGCCGACCTCGTTGACCCGAGGAGCGCCGCTGCTGGGAGAGCACACTCGGGATGTGATGCGCGAAGTCGGTTACAGCGATAGAGAAACCGAACTACTCGAAGCCCAAGGCGCCATTCTCAGCGACCGGACAAAATGTGACGATCAATAATGCCCATGACCAAACGAAAATTCGGCTGGACTGGCGTTGAGGTTCCGATTATCGGCCAGGGGACCTGGATGATCGAAGGCAGTCAGGCTCAGGAGCAGCGGGCCGTGGCGGCCCTGCAACTGGGGCTTGACCTGGGGCTGACTCACATCGATACCGCCGAGATGTACGGTAACGGCCGGGCGGAAGAGTTGACGGCGGAAGCAATCGGCGCCAGGAGGAGCGATGTCTTTCTGGTGAGCAAGGTGCTCCCCTACAACGCTTCCTACGACGGAACCCTGAGGGCCTGCGAGCGAAGTCTGAAGCGGCTTCAAACGGACAGCCTGGACCTGTACCTGCTCCACTGGAGCGGCCGTCACCCCATCCGGGAAACCATGCGAGCCATGGAAACCCTGGTGCAGCGGGGTTGCGTCCGGTTCATCGGGGTCAGCAACCTGGACTTGGAGGAATTGAAAGAAGCCCAGCAAGCGCTGCGCCATGAACGACTGGCCTGCAACCAGGTGCTCTACCACCTTGGGGACCGGGGCATCGAGTACGGGCTTCTCCCCTACTGCGCCGAGCAACAGATCGCCGTGGTGGCTTACAGCCCCTTCGGCCATTCAAGCTTCCCTTCGCCGGGAAGCAGAGGTGGAGGGGTGTTGGCGGCCATCGCCCGGAAACAGGGACGAACGGCCAGGCAGGTGGTTCTGAACTTCCTGACCCGCCATCCGGAAGTGTTCACCATTCCCAAGGCGAGCCGGGAGGAACATGTAAGGGAAAACAGCCGGTCCCTGGATTGGGAACTCTCCAGCGAGGACTTCAAGTCCATCGATCAAGCCTTTCCCGCTCCCGACCACGAGGTGCCGCTCGGCATGCTCTGACCCGACCGGATGGCAGCCCGCATTTCTCAGCCGAGCACTCCCCTGAATGCGGACAGCGATTCCGACAGCATCCTGCGCTTCAGGTTGACATCCACGCCCACAAAAAAGAGACGGACCCCCAGCGCTCGATACTGCAGCGCCTGTTGGGGGTGCCCTCCGCCCATCGACAGGATCTTGCCGCTGCGGCGGCCTGCCTCCAGCACCCGTTCGATCTTGGGAGCCAGGGCCCGCTTGGCCTCCGGACCGAAGAGACCCAGGCTGACCGACCAATCCATTTCTCCGACGGTCAGCATGTCGATCCCTTCCACCTCGAGAATGTCATCCAGGGCCTGGTAGCCTTCGTCGCTTTCGATCATCACCATCAGTGAGGTCCTGAGGTCGGCCTCGCCGAGCGCACGCCTGGGATCGCTTCCAAGCGTGAAGCCGGTGCCGGCCGAGGAACTCGACACGCCTCGCTCGCCCAAGGGGGGAAACTTGCCCAACTGCACCAGCCGGGCGGCCTGAGCGGCGCTCCTGACATCGGGCAAGGTCAGGATTTCCATGCCTCCATCCAGAAGCCGCTGCACCTGGGTCCGCGTCAACTCGGGAATGCGGGCCATCGGTACCATTCCCAGATGAGCAATCGTCCGGCCCAACCTGAGCACCTCCGCCGTCGATTGCGGACCGTGCTCCAGATCCAGAAAGACGACGGAGTAGCCCAGCTGGGCCATCAACTCCAGGTCGGTCATGGTGGTATCGCGGCAGATGACCCCGTAGAGAATCTCCTCAGTCTTCAGCAACTCCCTCAAGCGACTGCTCATCGATTCCTTCCTTTCAGCAACCCTTCAATGGATTGACTTATGAGGCGCCGGCTGGACACCACAGCCGGAGCTGATCCTTGCAAACACGCCGGGGGTGGCGTAAAGTCCACTGCGCGGTATCCAAGAAAGCGTAGGACCGAGCGGACCGACCCGGTCTGCAAGCTGGAGGAATCGGACGCGAGCAGCCGTTCGACCCGTCATCCAGCACCGAAAGGAGCCAGCATGTTCCACCTCTCCGTCTGCGAAGGCACTGTCTTCCCGAATCTTCCCTTCCGGCAGCGGGTCCGTGAAGTCGCGGCTGCCGGTTTCTCGGTGGAACTCTGGGGCTGGGAAGATGAGGCGCTGGATGCCATCGCGGCCGATCCGGACATTCAAATCGCTTCCATGCCGGGGTGGGGTCCAGGCAGCATGGTTCACCCCGACGGAGTAGCGACCTTCCTGGAAGGCGCCAGGAAAAACCTTTCGGTGGCCCGGAGGATCGGATGCAGGAACCTGGCCGTCGCTTCCGGCGAGCTCGACCGCGAGGGCCGGGTAGTGCACGCCATCGCCGAGCATCCCGCGGACCTATGGATTACCGCCTACCGGTGCCTGTGCGAACTGGCGGAAATCGCCGAAAAGGAAGATGTATCGTATAACTTCGAAGTGCTCAATACCAAGGTCGACCACGCCGGTTACCCCTTCCCCCATCTGGAAGACGGGGCTCGATTGATCCGGCAGGTCAACAGCCCGCGCATCCGGCTGCTGGTCGATGTCTACCACGCTCAGGTGGAGGAAGGCAACGTCGTCCAGGCAATTCGAGACCATCGGGAAGTCATCGGGCACGTGCATGTGGCGGACGTCCCCGGGCGCCACGAGCCCGGCACGGGCGAGATTCACTACCCCCGGGTGGCTGCCGCTCTCCGGGAGATCGCCTATCACGGCACGGTGGGATTGGAGGCCTTTCCGGAGGGGGACAGCCATCTGGCCCTGGAGCGCTTTCGCCAGGTATTTTCAGAGTCCTCCTCCTGAAAGCCCTGGTCTATAGCCAGAGGGTTCCAGCACCACCAGGGTAGGCCGATCGGAGGAGAAACGGGGGGGCGGCAGAGGCACGGTGTGGTGTCGCACATGGACCAAGGGATCTCGGGGACGCCTCTTCAGAAAGACTTCCACCGGCGTCATGTCCCCGTCAATGGGAGGGAGGTAGTAATGCATCGGAAGGATCCACTTGGGCTGGAGAATCTCGATCATCGGGTCCAATTCGTCCAGAGTGAGGGTGAGCTTTTCGCCGACGATGGCCAACAGGACATCGCAACGACCGGCAAAGGGAGCCAACTGGTCGGCACTCAACTCATACCCGAGGTCTCCCATGTGCAGAATCCACAGGTCTCCGGCCCTGAAGGCGTA
Coding sequences within:
- a CDS encoding ATP-binding protein, giving the protein MRSLVLKIFIWFWAAMALVGMALYFTTRATISEQVERRERQWIGMTMPLVAQRAADILERDGPSGLRRNINRLNRRRRFNVSFLNEAGELLAGPVPSSRVRNLAARAARSNDRLVEIVQGERLVAQSVVSPAGRRFVLAGDIRARLPGNPPGRPRRPLPILRALGILDADIQTQVLRILAVFLTAGLVCYGLACYLTAPLKKLRTATRKLADGDLAARVGKAPGGRQDELTELGHDFDQMAERIQIMVGAQRRLLSDISHELRSPLARLNVALALIRQRMKGRSDDELDRIELEAGRLNELIGHLLTLSRIESGTMAPARNDIALDQLVAEVVADAEYEARGSGKAVRILCSQACVALGNRELLRSAVENVVRNAVYYTADETAVEVELKLAGANRDMAVITVRDRGDGVRESELGEIFRPFYRVAAARERQSGGTGLGLTITRQAVQLHNGSVAASNASGGGLRIEIRLPARPGSTGSAEPL
- a CDS encoding enoyl-CoA hydratase-related protein; translation: MDDILLTRREKDIATVILNRPHKLNALSRELWLRVGKAMQELSSDEALRCIVLRGAGEKAFSPGADISEFSAHRSNRQQARAYGALIQEAMQSIRDCQHPVIAMIQGVCVGGGLELASMCDLRICGESSRFGVPVNRIAITMAYPEIRALIDLVGRATALEILLEGRVFGSQEAKAKGLVTRVVADGEVEKETYATARRIADGAPLANRLHKRFAYRLLDPKPLTEAEVDQGFEIVGTEDHREGYRAFLTKTKPRFKAG
- a CDS encoding CoA transferase, with the translated sequence MNPQPTSDRTGPLLGMKVLEASHVMAGPTCGLMLADLGADVVKVERLPGGDDTRRAVPPEIQGESAAFLMMNRNKRGIGLNLKSEKGREVFRRLAGNSDVVIENFRKGMMEALGLGYDRLKSDHPGLIYCSLSGFGQTGPYADRGGFDLIAQGMSGLMSITGEGPGRAPVKVGAPMTDITAGILAALGIVAAYAHRQRTGEGQLVDTSLLEAGIVHTYWQSAIYLATGISPTAMGSAHPLMAPYQSFETRDGWVNVGAANQANWERLLEALGASELGRDPRFADNAGRMNHLAALVEQLTPYFRSRTTASWLEKFQAAGIPAGPVLSIAAMHADPQVKARRMVTDVPHSRLGQVATLGTPVKFSATPTSLTRGAPLLGEHTRDVMREVGYSDRETELLEAQGAILSDRTKCDDQ
- a CDS encoding aldo/keto reductase: MTKRKFGWTGVEVPIIGQGTWMIEGSQAQEQRAVAALQLGLDLGLTHIDTAEMYGNGRAEELTAEAIGARRSDVFLVSKVLPYNASYDGTLRACERSLKRLQTDSLDLYLLHWSGRHPIRETMRAMETLVQRGCVRFIGVSNLDLEELKEAQQALRHERLACNQVLYHLGDRGIEYGLLPYCAEQQIAVVAYSPFGHSSFPSPGSRGGGVLAAIARKQGRTARQVVLNFLTRHPEVFTIPKASREEHVRENSRSLDWELSSEDFKSIDQAFPAPDHEVPLGML
- a CDS encoding aldolase/citrate lyase family protein, coding for MSSRLRELLKTEEILYGVICRDTTMTDLELMAQLGYSVVFLDLEHGPQSTAEVLRLGRTIAHLGMVPMARIPELTRTQVQRLLDGGMEILTLPDVRSAAQAARLVQLGKFPPLGERGVSSSSAGTGFTLGSDPRRALGEADLRTSLMVMIESDEGYQALDDILEVEGIDMLTVGEMDWSVSLGLFGPEAKRALAPKIERVLEAGRRSGKILSMGGGHPQQALQYRALGVRLFFVGVDVNLKRRMLSESLSAFRGVLG
- a CDS encoding TIM barrel protein, whose amino-acid sequence is MFHLSVCEGTVFPNLPFRQRVREVAAAGFSVELWGWEDEALDAIAADPDIQIASMPGWGPGSMVHPDGVATFLEGARKNLSVARRIGCRNLAVASGELDREGRVVHAIAEHPADLWITAYRCLCELAEIAEKEDVSYNFEVLNTKVDHAGYPFPHLEDGARLIRQVNSPRIRLLVDVYHAQVEEGNVVQAIRDHREVIGHVHVADVPGRHEPGTGEIHYPRVAAALREIAYHGTVGLEAFPEGDSHLALERFRQVFSESSS
- a CDS encoding MBL fold metallo-hydrolase, coding for MSLAIEWVGLACFRLWQDHRPVLVMDPYTPSAVGLGGPDVPFLQADKVIVSSLTDRGHACIQVVEGNPPVINALDLAEGRGRAEMNGEPVVTLKAAEAPDHPEGADDNALYAFRAGDLWILHMGDLGYELSADQLAPFAGRCDVLLAIVGEKLTLTLDELDPMIEILQPKWILPMHYYLPPIDGDMTPVEVFLKRRPRDPLVHVRHHTVPLPPPRFSSDRPTLVVLEPSGYRPGLSGGGL